Proteins from a genomic interval of Chroococcidiopsis thermalis PCC 7203:
- the menA gene encoding 2-carboxy-1,4-naphthoquinone phytyltransferase — protein sequence MTTKLITYSNSQPKSKLWMAAIKPPMYSVAIIPIWVGTAVAVAQTKNLNAGVFSTFLTAAICIVAWSNISNDVFDSETGIDKNKAHSLVNLTGNKRLIFWIGNLFLILGLLGILAIAWWQRDLTIIGIILACCAIGYAYQGPPFRLGYHGLGEILCFVAYGPLAVSAAYYSQTQSWSTTNLAASIIVGTVTSLILFCSHFHQIKDDLAAGKRSPIVRLGTALSANLLPWICGSIYTLTSLLTVLNIFPTWTLLSWLSLPFAIKLCRHVLQYHDQPEKVSNCKFIAVGLHFVCGLLLGLGFML from the coding sequence ATGACAACAAAGCTGATTACATATTCTAATTCTCAACCTAAATCGAAATTGTGGATGGCAGCAATTAAACCACCAATGTACAGCGTTGCCATTATTCCAATTTGGGTAGGAACTGCGGTAGCAGTTGCGCAAACAAAAAATTTGAATGCAGGCGTATTTTCGACTTTTCTCACTGCTGCTATCTGTATTGTAGCTTGGAGTAATATCAGCAATGATGTTTTCGATTCTGAAACGGGAATCGATAAAAATAAAGCTCACTCTTTGGTGAATTTAACTGGAAACAAACGTCTCATTTTCTGGATTGGGAATCTGTTTTTGATTTTGGGTTTATTGGGTATTTTAGCGATCGCCTGGTGGCAACGAGACTTAACTATAATCGGCATTATCCTCGCGTGCTGCGCGATCGGCTACGCTTATCAGGGACCACCTTTTCGCTTAGGATATCACGGGTTAGGGGAAATTCTGTGCTTTGTGGCTTATGGTCCGCTTGCAGTTTCAGCAGCTTACTATAGTCAAACTCAATCTTGGTCAACCACAAACTTAGCTGCTTCAATTATTGTCGGAACTGTCACTAGCTTAATTTTGTTCTGTTCTCATTTTCACCAAATCAAGGACGATCTCGCTGCCGGAAAGCGATCGCCTATTGTCCGTTTGGGTACGGCTTTATCTGCTAATTTATTACCCTGGATTTGTGGCAGTATTTACACCTTAACCAGTTTATTAACAGTTTTAAATATATTTCCAACGTGGACTTTACTAAGTTGGTTAAGCTTACCCTTTGCAATTAAGTTGTGTCGGCACGTTCTACAATATCATGACCAACCAGAAAAAGTAAGCAATTGTAAGTTTATTGCCGTAGGGTTGCATTTTGTCTGCGGATTACTGTTAGGATTGGGATTTATGTTATAG